One window of the Mixophyes fleayi isolate aMixFle1 chromosome 6, aMixFle1.hap1, whole genome shotgun sequence genome contains the following:
- the MARCHF8 gene encoding E3 ubiquitin-protein ligase MARCHF8 isoform X2, which yields MKMHQMSIIPTRDVHSSCFQKKAKETEEQNEKTLGRSVSRSSNISKAGSPTSVTAAPNSFPRTSVTPSSQDICSSSAIFSECCHQSPLQSAVVLKTPKYQSSRTPGATVTIICQDGFSKDKTDTMGCSNILKSSKAKTVFPFSKSLNDVDQKTVDMPGNCDFVERTSSEGKLLSVEDHSFAKNKFQFLENGNKCTNPISLNNSNVIRGHSVSSNPLMKAPGLDSSLGSLCIPHMDDKADSDSSRSKTLLHYIFSFSPNSSVHSLHRFQELDGYSRSLHAGTSSSMLLGSTDFCSDYIGDDDVFEDNVTVQEDSRGQRAPLCSVEDSDLECPYPSKKIPPASPVSTSGDFCRICHCEGDDESPLITPCHCTGSLHFVHQACLQQWIKSSDTRCCELCKFEFIMETKLKPLRKWEKLQMTSSERRKIMCSVTFHIIAITCVVWSLYVLIDRTAEEIKLGQTTGILEWPFWTKLVVVAIGFTGGLLFMYVQCKVYVQLWKRLKAYNRVIYVQNCPETCKKKMFEKTVIIEPNLESKEALGIHHSDTNSSYYTEPEDCGAAILQV from the exons AATGAAAAGACATTGGGGCGTTCAGTGAGCCGTTCCAGTAATATTTCCAAG gcAGGAAGCCCTACTTCAGTTACTGCAGCACCAAATAGCTTTCCTCGGACATCAGTGACACCTTCCAGCCAAGATATTTGCAg TTCCAGTGCTATATTTTCTGAATGTTGTCATCAAAGTCCATTGCAGTCTGCTGTTGTGTTGAAAACCCCCAAATACCAGAGTTCTAGGACACCAGGGGCCACTGTGACCATAATTTGTCAAGATGGCTTCTCAAAGGACAAGACCGATACAATGGGCTGTAGTAACATCCTCAAGTCTTCTAAGGCCAAGACGGTCTTTCCATTCTCAAAGTCACTGAATGATGTGGACCAAAAAACAGTGGATATGCCTGGGAACTGTGATTTTGTGGAACGAACTAGCTCGGAAGGGAAATTGCTTTCAGTTGAAGACCATTCTTTTGCCAAGAACAAATTTCAGTTCCTAGAAAATGGAAATAAATGTACTAATCCTATCTCTTTAAACAACTCTAATGTTATTCGTGGACACTCTGTCTCGTCTAACCCCCTGATGAAAGCTCCAGGTCTGGACTCTAGTCTTGGATCTCTATGTATACCTCATATGGATGATAAGGCAGACAGTGATTCATCAAGAAGCAAAACCCTGCTCcactatatattttctttttccccAAACTCCAGTGTCCATAGCCTCCACAGATTCCAAGAACTTGACGGCTACTCTAGAAGTCTGCATGCTGGCACATCTTCCAGTATGCTTTTGGGAAGCACTGATTTCTGTTCTGATTACATAGGGGATGATGATGTGTTTGAGGACAATGTAACTGTCCAAGAAGATTCACGGGGGCAAAGAGCTCCACTGTGTTCAGTGGAGGACAGTGATCTTGAATGTCCTTACCCCTCAAAAAAAATTCCCCCCGCATCCCCTGTGTCCACATCTGGGGACTTCTGCAG GATATGTCACTGTGAAGGTGATGACGAAAGTCCATTGATAACACCCTGTCACTGTACAGGAAGCCTCCACTTTGTGCACCAGGCTTGCCTCCAGCAATGGATCAAGAGCTCCGATACGCGATGCTGTGAACTTTGCAAGTTTGAGTTCATTATGGAAACCAAATTAAAGCCTTTAAGAAAA TGGGAAAAGCTGCAGATGACCTCAAGTGAACGGAGGAAGATCATGTGCTCAGTAACATTCCACATCATTGCAATCACGTGCGTTGTTTGGTCTTTGTACGTTCTAATTGACCGGACTGCAGAGGAGATCAAGTTGGGCCAAACCACTG GTATTCTGGAATGGCCGTTTTGGACTAAATTAGTTGTGGTAGCAATTGGATTCACTGGCGGACTTTTGTTTATGTATGTACAATGCAAAGTGTACGTCCAGCTATGGAAGAGACTAAAGGCGTACAACAGAGTCATCTATGTACAGAACTGTCCTGAAACttgtaaaaagaaaatgtttgaaAAAACAGTAATAATTGAGCCAAATCTGGAGAGCAAAGAAGCTCTTGGTATTCACCACTCGGACACGAACTCATCTTATTACACAGAGCCAGAAGACTGTGGAGCAGCAATTCTCCAAGTTTAA
- the MARCHF8 gene encoding E3 ubiquitin-protein ligase MARCHF8 isoform X3: MHSCWKMKLQNEKTLGRSVSRSSNISKAGSPTSVTAAPNSFPRTSVTPSSQDICSSSAIFSECCHQSPLQSAVVLKTPKYQSSRTPGATVTIICQDGFSKDKTDTMGCSNILKSSKAKTVFPFSKSLNDVDQKTVDMPGNCDFVERTSSEGKLLSVEDHSFAKNKFQFLENGNKCTNPISLNNSNVIRGHSVSSNPLMKAPGLDSSLGSLCIPHMDDKADSDSSRSKTLLHYIFSFSPNSSVHSLHRFQELDGYSRSLHAGTSSSMLLGSTDFCSDYIGDDDVFEDNVTVQEDSRGQRAPLCSVEDSDLECPYPSKKIPPASPVSTSGDFCRICHCEGDDESPLITPCHCTGSLHFVHQACLQQWIKSSDTRCCELCKFEFIMETKLKPLRKWEKLQMTSSERRKIMCSVTFHIIAITCVVWSLYVLIDRTAEEIKLGQTTGILEWPFWTKLVVVAIGFTGGLLFMYVQCKVYVQLWKRLKAYNRVIYVQNCPETCKKKMFEKTVIIEPNLESKEALGIHHSDTNSSYYTEPEDCGAAILQV, translated from the exons AATGAAAAGACATTGGGGCGTTCAGTGAGCCGTTCCAGTAATATTTCCAAG gcAGGAAGCCCTACTTCAGTTACTGCAGCACCAAATAGCTTTCCTCGGACATCAGTGACACCTTCCAGCCAAGATATTTGCAg TTCCAGTGCTATATTTTCTGAATGTTGTCATCAAAGTCCATTGCAGTCTGCTGTTGTGTTGAAAACCCCCAAATACCAGAGTTCTAGGACACCAGGGGCCACTGTGACCATAATTTGTCAAGATGGCTTCTCAAAGGACAAGACCGATACAATGGGCTGTAGTAACATCCTCAAGTCTTCTAAGGCCAAGACGGTCTTTCCATTCTCAAAGTCACTGAATGATGTGGACCAAAAAACAGTGGATATGCCTGGGAACTGTGATTTTGTGGAACGAACTAGCTCGGAAGGGAAATTGCTTTCAGTTGAAGACCATTCTTTTGCCAAGAACAAATTTCAGTTCCTAGAAAATGGAAATAAATGTACTAATCCTATCTCTTTAAACAACTCTAATGTTATTCGTGGACACTCTGTCTCGTCTAACCCCCTGATGAAAGCTCCAGGTCTGGACTCTAGTCTTGGATCTCTATGTATACCTCATATGGATGATAAGGCAGACAGTGATTCATCAAGAAGCAAAACCCTGCTCcactatatattttctttttccccAAACTCCAGTGTCCATAGCCTCCACAGATTCCAAGAACTTGACGGCTACTCTAGAAGTCTGCATGCTGGCACATCTTCCAGTATGCTTTTGGGAAGCACTGATTTCTGTTCTGATTACATAGGGGATGATGATGTGTTTGAGGACAATGTAACTGTCCAAGAAGATTCACGGGGGCAAAGAGCTCCACTGTGTTCAGTGGAGGACAGTGATCTTGAATGTCCTTACCCCTCAAAAAAAATTCCCCCCGCATCCCCTGTGTCCACATCTGGGGACTTCTGCAG GATATGTCACTGTGAAGGTGATGACGAAAGTCCATTGATAACACCCTGTCACTGTACAGGAAGCCTCCACTTTGTGCACCAGGCTTGCCTCCAGCAATGGATCAAGAGCTCCGATACGCGATGCTGTGAACTTTGCAAGTTTGAGTTCATTATGGAAACCAAATTAAAGCCTTTAAGAAAA TGGGAAAAGCTGCAGATGACCTCAAGTGAACGGAGGAAGATCATGTGCTCAGTAACATTCCACATCATTGCAATCACGTGCGTTGTTTGGTCTTTGTACGTTCTAATTGACCGGACTGCAGAGGAGATCAAGTTGGGCCAAACCACTG GTATTCTGGAATGGCCGTTTTGGACTAAATTAGTTGTGGTAGCAATTGGATTCACTGGCGGACTTTTGTTTATGTATGTACAATGCAAAGTGTACGTCCAGCTATGGAAGAGACTAAAGGCGTACAACAGAGTCATCTATGTACAGAACTGTCCTGAAACttgtaaaaagaaaatgtttgaaAAAACAGTAATAATTGAGCCAAATCTGGAGAGCAAAGAAGCTCTTGGTATTCACCACTCGGACACGAACTCATCTTATTACACAGAGCCAGAAGACTGTGGAGCAGCAATTCTCCAAGTTTAA